Proteins from one Salvelinus sp. IW2-2015 linkage group LG9, ASM291031v2, whole genome shotgun sequence genomic window:
- the gabrr2a gene encoding gamma-aminobutyric acid receptor subunit rho-2a isoform X2, translating into MGLHSSPAWPHGPAIPVGVDVQVESLDSISEVDMDFTMTLYLRHYWKDERLTFTSSTNKSMTFDGRLVKKIWVPDVFFVHSKRSFIHDTTTDNIMLRVFPDGHVLYSLRVTVTAACNMDFSRFPLDTQTCSLELESYAYTDEDLMLYWKSGDESLSTDDRISLSQFLIQKFHTTSHLAFYSSTGWYNRLYINFTLRRHIFFFLLQTYFPATLMVMLSWVSFWIDRRAVPARVSLGITTVLTMSTIITGVNASMPRVSYIKAVDIYLWVSFVFVFLSVLEYAAVNYLSTVQDRRERKMRDEIRERARSQSLPCTCGMSQTRTMILDGNYSEADTNSLAGYTSGTMVSEEDVEMPHEVMNEKQTPGEHIVVHLSVSSESTTTKKKGIRALKIIQNTHAIDKYSRMLFPGSYILFNFIYWCSYCIGA; encoded by the exons ATGGGATTGCACTCCTCTCCGGCATGGCCACATG GCCCGGCTATCCCTGTCGGAGTGGACGTACAAGTGGAAAGCTTGGACAGCATCTCAGAAGTAGACATG GACTTCACCATGACTCTGTACCTGAGACACTATTGGAAGGACGAGCGCCTGACCTTCACCAGCTCCACCAATAAGAGCATGACATTCGACGGGCGCCTGGTGAAGAAGATCTGGGTGCCAGATGTGTTCTTTGTCCACTCCAAGAGATCCTTCATCCACGACACCACCACAGACAACATCATGCTCAGGGTTTTTCCTGACGGACACGTCCTCTACAGCCTGAG GGTGACAGTGACAGCAGCCTGTAACATGGACTTCAGCCGCTTTCCTCTGGATACCCAGACCTGCTCACTGGAGCTGGAGAGCT ATGCCTATACGGATGAGGATCTGATGCTGTACTGGAAGAGTGGGGATGAGTCCTTGAGTACGGACGACCGTATCTCCCTTTCTCAGTTCCTCATCCAGAAGTTCCACACCACCTCTCACCTGGCGTTCTACAGCAGCACAG GCTGGTACAATCGTCTGTACATCAACTTCACCCTGCGGAGACACATCTTCTTCTTCCTGCTTCAGACCTACTTCCCTGCCACCCTCATGGTCATGCTGTCCTGGGTGTCCTTCTGGATCGACCGCAGGGCCGTCCCAGCCCGCGTCTCGCTGG GTATCACCACAGTGCTCACCATGTCCACCATCATTACTGGAGTGAACGCCTCCATGCCCAGAGTGTCCTACATCAAGGCTGTGGACATCTACCTGTGGGTCAGCTTCGTGTTTGTCTTCCTATCCGTGCTGGAGTACGCTGCCGTCAACTACCTGTCCACCGTGCAGGACCGCAGGGAACGTAAGATGAGAGACGAGATAAGAGAGAGGGCCAGGTCACAG TCGCTGCCCTGCACCTGTGGCATGTCCCAGACCAGGACCATGATATTAGACGGGAACTACAGCGAGGCGGACACCAACAGCCTGGCCGGCTACACCTCAGGAACTATGGTGTCCGAGGAGGATGTGGAGATGCCACATGAGGTGATGAACGAGAAGCAGACTCCTGGGGAGCACATAGTGGTCCACCTGTCTGTCAGTAGCGAGTCCACAACCACCAAGAAGAAAGGTATCCGGGCCCTCAAAATCATCCAGAATACACATGCCATCGACAAGTACTCCAGGATGTTATTCCCTGGCTCCTATATCCTATTCAACTTCATCTACTGGTGTTCATACTGTATAGGAGCGTAG